One segment of Hippopotamus amphibius kiboko isolate mHipAmp2 chromosome 2, mHipAmp2.hap2, whole genome shotgun sequence DNA contains the following:
- the CTXND1 gene encoding cortexin domain-containing 1 protein, with protein sequence MEDPTPEPVFVDVDKGLTLACFVFLCLFLVVMIIRCAKVIMDPYSAIPTSTWEEQHLDD encoded by the coding sequence ATGGAGGACCCCACGCCTGAGCCCGTCTTCGTCGACGTGGACAAAGGACTGACCTTGGCCTGCTTCgtcttcctctgcctcttcctcgTCGTGATGATCATTCGCTGCGCCAAGGTCATCATGGACCCTTACAGCGCCATCCCCACATCCACCTGGGAGGAGCAGCACCTGGATGACTGA